Part of the Scylla paramamosain isolate STU-SP2022 chromosome 15, ASM3559412v1, whole genome shotgun sequence genome, TTTTCACATTCACAGCACTCTCATAGCCCTTTGGTCCCcagtggagaagagaaagtactcctgCTCTCACTTTACAGGAATCAGTCACACAGCTTGGACAGTTCACTCCAGAACATGGCTCCTTCATAGCAAGTACTCTTCCCTACCACACCTGAATCAGAGATGTATTGGATTTCAGGATTCAGAGACCTGCGGGATGCAGATGTGGATGCAGAtgtcatatatacatatatatacatatatccgCAGATGCGAATATCAGTTTCCACCAAATTGCAGAAGTGGATATCAAATAATGACATCCTCACAGATGTGGATGAGGATGCATTCAAGATTTTGGTATAAAATCACTATTTAGCCCAAACTATTGCCAGATGGCCACTGCAATAAGTGTTCAGCACTCATTTTCAGTCTCGTTTTTGTAAAATTACACATATATAAAGTTAAAGTCCAgacctgtgaaaaaaaatacatgtatacAATTAAAAAATTTCTATCAAAACTGCAGAACTTTCAATCATGAAACGTAGAAGTAAAATATGTATATAGAATGTTTATATCATTCAGAAAATTatagttttctttacttctaaACTTTGTTTAGGTGTGAAATATTTTTAAATTTCAATATTATTGACTTCCCACCactaaaataaacataaaacatacCCACAATGTGTCTTCTTTAAGCAAGGAACACATATCTTTTATGCAGTAAAAATGttgatcaaaaacatttttactgttgttaaaaaaagtaaaaaaatttcaataaaaattTCTATCTGATAATAGAGgtatgttccttacttaaagaagaCCTATTGTATATCTAAAATATTTTTTCAAATTCTCAGGAGTGGTATGTAGATGATATCTATATTTCACACACTTTATCAATCAATATatacttttatatcaatatttttccattttttatgatttaatcatctgtaatcttagaaaaatttttaatattttttttatattattcttaCAGGCCTGGAccagtttagaaaaaaaaaatggtaaaaaatttTCAATCTCAAAATTTCTACCTGATAATGGggatatgttccttacttaaagaagaaccattgtACATCTGCAACTTATTGTTTTGAATTCTTAGGAGTGGTGCATAGATAGTAACTATatttcacattaaaaaaaaaaaaattaagacacttaaaaaacactttatcAAATGATATTACtatttatatcaatattcttgaAAGATCATTACTGAAACCATAAAAGCAAGTTAGAATTACTGAAAtgtgaggccaatgttgaggaTCTCTTTAGTCTGAAGGATAACACGAACCTGTCAGATGTTCAATATAAAGAGTTTTAGTATGAGGCCCTGAAGTATTTTGGGCAGCAGTATAAGAGAAGTGGCCTGAGATATGGACAAGCACAATCTGAATGATGTGACATGAAAATGGACTTGTCATGTCACACATCATCTATGACTTTTTTGTTGAAGCAAATGAGACTATCATCCCCAGCCACCCACTCTACTTTGTGGATTTTGGCCTTCAAGATCACTTTGTCcagaaaattaaaattaaaattgaAGTTCATCTTCAAAGGTCATCAAATTCAGataatagagatgaaagaaCGTTTGCTGAGACCTGTACACTATTTCACACAATGTGTCCAAGAATGTTTTACACAATTTTAAAATCAGttagaaaagtataaaaattcAACTTACAGCAGTTTTTGAAATtccctgcttctttttcttgaatTTTCCAGAGAGAAGTGTTTGTCGTgtactctgaaaaaaaagaatgaaaactatTCACAAGATTATCTAAGATTGCAAAGATCTCAGCACAAGTGAATACTGATTTTATACTACAGTAAATGTGTTATGAGGTAATgactgaaatacacacacacacacacacacactcaatatatatatatatatatatatatatatatatatatatatatatatatatatatatatatatatatatatatatatatatatatatatatatatatatatatatatatatatatatatatatatatatatatataaatcatctttcttctatttAATTCTAACTTCATAATTAACTTCCTTGTTTTGATGACAGGAAATTAATTTCAGAACTACAGTAAAACCAAACTAACTCTGTACTTGGGGTGTTGGCTGTTCCTGTCCACACTGGTGTCACATTCACAGTCAACAGgcatatatatatgaacacCCATCTCTCTCACTTATACTATCATCACCCTTTGCCTaaattattccaaaattataagTTGTTGTATACTactgcatgattttttttaatggctgTTGATTTAATTTAACAACGACATGGTATATCTTCTGGTACACTTGGCAACACGTATAGGCTGTGTGGTGCTGACACCCCAGTGTCCTTGACACGTGAATCCCCCAGGCCACACTCTGTTGGCCATCGTCAGGTCAGTTCACTCCCTCCAGGGTTGAGGTGGCGACAGTGCAGAGAGGTACAGCCAACACCCAAAGTATCAAGTTAGTCTGGTTCCACTATTGTATGATCACAAAACAGTGAAAACTGAGCAAGGCATAATAATGATATAGGAGTAGGTGAACTGATTCCTATCTCAAAACATAAAAGCATTACATATAagcttactatttttcttttttttttcatcatatagaAAAGATCTTCCATGTTATGAGATCACACTTAATAAATTCACATATAACATTTACCAACACTATTGAACCTCTACTCATATTTGTATTTATGATTCAAACTGAGCCACAGGATGCCTTCAGTTGTGTGCAAttcaattatctttttttttaaatgttgaaATTAATAATCAATAACTGCCTTAAATAAGATGTCAAAGTATCATGTAATTACTCAAAATTAAATATGCTATACCACACCTTACTGTCTGACAGGCCAATCTTGTTCAGGTTGTAGACAAGACCCATGTTGGACACATTGGTGGAGGCGGGCTTGCTGCTGTCCCATGCCGATTTGACTGCTGAGCTGATGGAAGATTGTTCAATAtcaatatttgaaaaaaatgtcatgtggAAAATAAGAcagatttttcttttacatttcaaAAGGTTCTATAAATCAATGTAATTTAGTGATAACTTAACTATATATCTGATGCCCTTATTCTAGTGTGTGTGCTAAAATGAGATATTTTCTAACCTtttaacaaaagaaataattCAGTTCCAAGGAAAAACGGTACAGTGGTATAagtattttaatattttctcaaaATTATTGGTTTCTTGATTTCTGTTTAAATTTCATTACATACAAAGGCACATAGGTATATAGTTTTGTTATGTATAGTACATTAATCTCTAGATGTTCAAGTATCACAGAAaggtagatggatagaaaaatatatatagtttagGTATATATGTCTTCACCACATTCATGCTAACATTCAAAAACTAGAATCTCTTGGAACAAATCTTTCAATATTACATTAGTCTTATAAATATGACATAGATAACATATTTACCAATTAATAACTGGATTGATCTTCTTCTGTGCACTTGCCTTGCGTCTCTTGGAAGCAATGCGGTATCGAGACTTGTTGCGAGCCTTCTTTCTTGACCTCACACCCATTTTTCACCAAGCCTTGAACCATGAAATGACAATATTTCATCTTACTGTGCACATATCTACAGAAGGAAAGTGCATATATATCATACATTTCAGTTGAGATCCCTCATATAACAGTTGGTGTGTCTGAAACCTTTACCTCTTCCTTGTTGGTTTAGCAGGAATATATTCTGACCCAACAACAAGCACTTTAAAAATCAACAGAAGAAAGTGGGATGAACAGGAACATGGTTACAGGAATGGTAAAGGAGTAAAGGAGGCAACACAACATCTGACAGTAGACTGTGAGAGATAGAAGGAACAGAGAAGGTGAGATATGTGGTAAATATAATTGGCCTGGGAGCACGGAAGAGCAAGTTGGAGGAGTCTGTACAAAACCGAAGATGTACGGGGATTGGAAAGAGATAGAATAAATgatcaaatacactgaaagtTTATGAATCCAAAATTGGGAAAGTTGATCTCAGATTTCAACACAAGATCAAAAAAAACGACTGAGGGAGACAACGAACTAAGAAATTGTAAGGAGCGCTACAGGtcacaaaaagaacaaaagtgcTCTGGGTAGCCAAGGTTAGGCAAACGGAGCATGAACATTTAAATACTCGAAAAACTAATCCAAATGCTTGCACACATACTCACAGTGttcctttcctacttctctATTGCAGTGGAGCAGGATGAAGGCCTCCCGTGTCCTCAAAATATACTAAGCAATGGTGAGTAGTCTCCTCCCAGCCTGTCCCAGCCTCCTTGGTGAGGTAAACAGTGTCCACGTGCGTCCTCCGATCTTGATCCTGACGGTGCTGTTTTTCTTACGCCACAGAAACCGTCCTCCTAAGTCATTGACACCGTCCTCTTAAGCTGTTGAAACCGTCCTCTTAAGTAGTCGAATTTgtgtaagaaaaaatgaaatattgagGGGTTGATCTTACATCAATATTTCTCTGCTTACTTTCTGAAGTCTTGTTTACACTTTTACAACCACTTAATAAGTGcgttcttatttccttttctctttcacctttttgtttcaagatatttagagtaaaATCATAGTATATTACCGTAAACCATATAAAATGGCATCACTTGCATGAATCTAAATGTGTACGTGGTTTTCGCGTATCGGATGTTGAACCATTTGTGAACTTTGCAAATCTGCAAAGAGGTAGTGTCTATTGTACGAGGAGCGTGGTTCTCCCCTCTAAGCTTCTCTGTTCTGGGCTACCCTCTGTTCAGGACTACCCTATGTTCTGGGCTGCCCTCTGTTCTGGACTGTCCTTTGTTCTGGGCTGTCTGTCCTATGTTCTGGACTGCCTCTATTCTGGACTACCCTCTGTTCTGAGCTGTCCTCTGTTCTGGGCTTCCCTCGCTACCTCCCTCCATGGGCTGCCCTCTGACCAGGActgccctccctcactctctccttggCCAGcctcttcgctttttttttttttttatgtaggagggacactgaccaagggcaacaaaaatccaataaaaagaaagcccactgagatgctagtcctagaacagggtccaaagcagtagtaaaaaaattaaggataagtgtcttgaaacctcattcttgaaggaattaaagtcatagaaaggtggaaagacagaagcaggcagggagttccaaagtttaccagagaaagggatgaatgattgagaatactggttaatcttgcattagagaggtggacagaataggtgtgagagaaagaagaaagtcttgtgcagcgaggccgcgggaggagaggaggcatgcagttagcaagatcagaagagcagttagcatgtaaatagcggtagaagatagctagagattcaacattgcggcgatgagagagaggctgaagacagtcagttagaggaggtgatgagacgaaaacctttggctccaccttgtctagaagagtgaTATGAgtgaaaaactggcggagacgtctcagaacacctaatttcacagaagctgttttagctagagataagatgagaagtttctagtttaaattataagtaaaggacagactgacgATGacgatgctcagtgtagaagagggggacagttgagtgtcaccgaagaagaggggatagttgtctggaaggtatgtcgagttgatagatggaggaattaagtttttgaggcatataacaataccaagtttgctctgtcctaatgagaaattttagaaagatcagaagtcaggcgttctgtggcttccctgcgtgaaatgtttatttcctgaagggttggacgtctatgaaaagacggaTTTTTTTGTAGAATATGATATCACTCTTTTGGGCAACTAAGTAAAATACCCACGCATGGTAAAGGACGTAGTGGATGACACTGGATTCAccttattgttttcattttcatccacTTCTCCAGTCAGGAAATGGGTGATGAAGAGATTCCATTTCTGGCTTGAGACATTACATGGATAAGACGACTGAACATTTTCTGTGAGTGCACCATACTTCATGTGAAGCACTGTATGTACATTAGAAGTTCTCATCAcaattttttatacatatacatacagagGGGCTCTggtctagggcaacaaaaaaaaaaaaaactcattaaacCCTACAAaggacattaaaaaaacaaaaccctGGATTATATGgtgaagtgtcttgagacctccctcttgataGAGTTCAAATCACAGGCAGGAGCTATGCAGacagtgagttccagagtttaccaataaaatggatgaaagattgaaaatattgGCTGATTCCTGAGTTGAATTTTTGTATGATTCAACAATTTCCATTTTTCTacaaaagacaagagaaaaagttaagtaaaaaatatttttatttctaatcTTTCGCAAACTTCTCAAAAACAGAAACGAATTCAATATGATTAACATTATCCTTTTTCTGTGTCAGAGAAAGATAACACTTAGGAGAGTATACTAGACatggggaaaacaaacaacatgtAACACATATgacaataatatatatttagGTAGAGGTTGACTTAAAACATACATTTAGCTTATTATATAGTTTGATCATtaataacaaaacgaaaaattCGGCAACTAAATCGAGAAtgtcttgaaaaaataaatgtgaataCTTAATATAAAATACACAGTAACATTACATACATATAATAATTAAGCCAGGTCCGCAGTGCTGCAATACTGTGGCcctggtgaggaagggagagcgggCGGAGAGGATGTCTCGAGATGgcaatgataatggtgatactgatggtgatgacaacgatgatactagaaaagaatatcaaaacaGGTATTTCTTTCAAACAAAAACATGATACCGAACAATAGATATGAATAGGAATTACGAATTTTTATTCTATAACCTGCACCCTTCCACTTACCTGCATCCCTTCCAGCCACTTTCGGATTAGTGGTCGAGGCAGCAACTCAGACGAAGGGTAACGTTTTACTTAGGTAGAAATGACACCCAAGTGGCAGCGACGGCGGTGGTAGTAGTTACGACGACGGTTgtgatggtagagagagagagagagagagagagagagagagagagagagagagagagagagagagagagagagagagagagagagagagagagagagagaaactcttACTAAGGTAAAATCAATGCTACGGAATtacttgtgtttgtttatggaCATTGAACAGCAATATCATAACATCCACTATTATCTTTCAATGCTTATGTTGTAGGAGCggcatttatggtccccttccaCTGTACAGCTCCGCAttgatagatacacacacacacacacacacacacacacacacacacacacacacacacacacacaattaatgcCTGTATCGTACagctgcgggaggaggaagtttcaattttttttcccaggaaCGTAAGGCTTCTATCGCTCCTGCAGCAGTACGGACGACAAGGGTCACGGCCCCGGTACAGTGCGCCCGTGCAGCGCCCGGTGGGCAACCATTGGCTGAGGAGgacctcctgctgctgctgctgctgctggtggttgGGTGAGCGAGGAGCGGCGCCTCACGCTGAGCTCTCGGTACTGATATGACAAAATATTGAGTACATAATTGCCATGTGACAAAAATATGACTTTAATACACAGCAAAGGAGCACATGTACAGCGACCTTACTATTGCTGACtaataaaaacacttagagcGACAGTGAACATCGACGCATAATGGGCAGGTGTAATATATTCACATCACCTGACGTGTTGGCACTCTCCCCTCATGCCCTCACGTCTCGCACTCCGCATTAACCTTCATTGATTGAAAAACAATGCCAGTGGTTGAGCGTGGAGTGGGTCGCCCGTTGATGTCTATACATATTTACTAAACACTTGTATCCTGCAATGATGTATATGGGCTGTAGCAAAACAACAGATACTGCGCTGCTCACGGAGAACGTATAGTCACTTATTAAGTCGTGGCTAgtgtaatttgttttggattattTCATTTGCCACCtgactttacacacacacacacacacacacacacacacacacaatttagaATAATGAAAGCACCACCATGATCCAAAACCGCATACACTACGTATGTACGTCCACCCTTCAGATGTTAATATACAAAGTTATCTTCACGCCGATCCTGCCTACCCCATAATAGTGTACATGGCATTATCTGAATCTTCACTGGAGTATTCTGAGGGGTCTGTTAAGGTAGAACAACTTACTTTTAAGCCTTTCACTCCCCATTCTCTACATATAATACTCAATATGTATaggaaaagtagagagaaaCAATTTTTAATGATTCTGAAAGATGTGTAACCTCCATGAGGATGTGAATTTGtattagaaaagtgtaaaatgtgTTATGTATTGTATAATAATTGtttgattacacacacacacacacacacacacacacacacacacacacacacacacacacacacacacacacacacacactatactgaGTTAAAAATACTGTACTTTATAAAGATAgtcatgcaacacacacacacacacatacgcgtaCTGAGTTTACAGTAATGTACTGCATAAAAAATCACCTAACTTGCCACCCTTGAAACAGAACATATAATGAATATTGAGTTCCATTTCAACTTCGCTTTAATATCACTGGGATTAATTTAAAGTATGGTCACATGTGAGCCTTGTAATACGCATCGCTGTGTGAAGAGAGCCATAGAGACAACAGGAAATGAGATTCAGTGGATGTTTAGCGCTTCCACCCTTTGTTACTATTAATTGCGTTATCCTtcatggaaaaatagaaaaaaaaaatctccgtAGTGAATTAACCTTGTGCACTTAAGTGAAACACGATCAAATTTCTCATCTTCAAGCAGACAAAAATGCAATAAGGATAAACTGAAGCCACCATTTACAAATAGTTTCATAGTTATCTACGTGTGGCTCCTCAGGCCATTGACTTTCCTATCTTTAAATTGCTTGTAGGAAATTTGATATGTTTCCTTTTGACCGATTCCTGGAAATGCCGTGACCGCAAGACAGTAACTGAATTGTAGTCTTTAATGTATGAATCTCTTAGAGTCAGAAGAGCCAGTCCGCCTCCCAGCCTGAGGTAGTAAGTCTTGTTATGAGGCAACTttgaaatataaggaaaataaaacttatCGAGGACAGAGTTGAGAAACCCGCTGTATACCATCGCGATAATGAGCTTCCTTTATGTTTCCGAACCTCAAGTAAAGGTCGGGAGGAAGTTGGCTGGAAGGGGGACTAGCGTGAATAAGCATGCTGAAAAAGTGGTAGTGTTCGATGAGTGTGAGGaggatgtgtggtgtgtgtgcgtgatgaAAGTGAGTGTGGTTTGGGGCGCACAGTGGTGCTGCAGAGGCGCGGGACTGGATGAGTGAGAGATGGAGACTGGTGAAGA contains:
- the LOC135107475 gene encoding nucleolar protein 16-like isoform X4 codes for the protein MGVRSRKKARNKSRYRIASKRRKASAQKKINPVINCSAVKSAWDSSKPASTNVSNMGLVYNLNKIGLSDSKSTRQTLLSGKFKKKKQGISKTAVQQLEEQASKEAQLEKPGVRLTNAQVVYATTMLDKYGDDYKAMARDPSNYFQDTWKQIQKKIKLFTNNPKYFTPYLKRRGLLDQQQGTEDS
- the LOC135107475 gene encoding nucleolar protein 16-like isoform X6; translation: MGVRSRKKARNKSRYRIASKRRKASAQKKINPVINCSAVKSAWDSSKPASTNVSNMGLVYNLNKIGLSDSKSTRQTLLSGKFKKKKQGISKTAVQQLEEQASKEAQLEKPGVRLTNAQVVYATTMLDKYGDDYK
- the LOC135107475 gene encoding nucleolar protein 16-like isoform X5, whose protein sequence is MGVRSRKKARNKSRYRIASKRRKASAQKKINPVINCSAVKSAWDSSKPASTNVSNMGLVYNLNKIGLSDSKSTRQTLLSGKFKKKKQGISKTAVQQLEEQASKEAQLEKPGVRLTNAQVVYATTMLDKYGDDYKIS